In the Bradyrhizobium guangzhouense genome, one interval contains:
- a CDS encoding DUF169 domain-containing protein, with product MPQQAADTIDLAGLVADLNSLLRLKTTVIGMKLFARAEDMEAIPKIRRPNAVHTTDQIVSMASRLGWTVGITGDDLVGNQCRAVIGLAPQDEKWLAGENYVGVWHGTAEDARKRQEALDVVPFGQYQALAVSPLASGRLDPPDICLVYATPGQMIILINGLQYTGYKKFEWGVVGETACADSWGRALKSGEPSLSLPCYAERRYGGVPDEEMLMALKPHHLAKAIEGMKALAKNGLRYPIPPYGIQSDVRAGMGVSYAKK from the coding sequence ATGCCGCAGCAAGCCGCTGATACGATCGACCTTGCCGGCCTCGTGGCCGACCTCAACAGCCTGTTGCGGCTGAAGACGACCGTCATCGGCATGAAGCTGTTCGCGCGCGCCGAAGACATGGAGGCGATCCCGAAGATACGGCGGCCGAATGCGGTCCACACCACCGACCAGATCGTCAGCATGGCCTCGCGGCTCGGCTGGACCGTTGGCATCACCGGCGACGATCTCGTCGGCAACCAATGCCGCGCCGTCATCGGTCTCGCACCCCAGGACGAGAAATGGCTCGCCGGCGAAAACTATGTCGGCGTGTGGCACGGCACCGCGGAGGATGCGCGCAAGCGCCAGGAGGCGCTGGACGTGGTTCCGTTCGGGCAGTATCAGGCGCTCGCGGTCAGTCCGCTCGCCAGCGGCCGGCTCGATCCGCCCGACATCTGCCTCGTCTACGCGACGCCCGGGCAGATGATCATCCTGATCAACGGGCTGCAATATACCGGTTACAAGAAGTTCGAATGGGGCGTGGTCGGGGAGACCGCGTGCGCGGATTCCTGGGGGCGGGCGCTGAAATCAGGCGAGCCCAGCCTGTCCTTGCCATGCTATGCCGAACGGCGCTATGGCGGCGTGCCTGACGAGGAGATGCTGATGGCGCTGAAGCCACATCATCTCGCCAAGGCAATCGAAGGCATGAAGGCTCTGGCCAAAAACGGCCTGCGCTATCCGATCCCGCCCTATGGAATTCAAAGCGACGTCCGCGCCGGCATGGGCGTGAGTTACGCGAAGAAGTAA
- a CDS encoding porin, whose amino-acid sequence MKMVKSLLLGTAAGLIAVGGAQAADLPLKAKAVEYVKICSLYGAGFYYMPGTDTCIKLGGYLRADMILGGAGDYGFNNSTTSANGGSNNRLTNYYYSRARFDFNVDTRTATEYGVVRTYADLVFTYDSTNATGSNPSAISTSAGSLGIYHAFIQFAGFTFGRTVSIFDAPWQSYPAGGPDTIPGGSNHVNGVNQVSYTADFGQGITASVALQDETSANNGQSNLWNVSSGTAAQFVTGVYGANDWGGTRSPDIVGAVRVDQAWGLAQLSVVGHDLHAGYYGATELSGHPADKWGWAVQGALSIKNIPTGAGDAINLQAVYTDGATRYNFQSLFPQSFFMFSGSGNGAYQSTGFAGLADGVFGTATGIDTVKTWGVRGGYTHNWSPNWASAVYGGYGSLSYGSTGKTLICANFATIAVAGSTCNPDFNFSVLGVNTVWTPVKNLAFTADVSWSRLDQKYSGSITSPGIASAAKPAAVYELKDQDSVTMMLRAQRNF is encoded by the coding sequence ATGAAAATGGTGAAGAGCCTTTTGCTCGGCACTGCGGCGGGTCTGATCGCCGTCGGTGGAGCTCAGGCGGCTGATCTTCCGCTCAAGGCCAAGGCAGTCGAATACGTGAAGATCTGCTCGCTGTACGGTGCGGGTTTCTACTACATGCCTGGCACCGACACCTGCATCAAGCTGGGTGGCTACCTGCGCGCTGACATGATTCTCGGCGGCGCCGGCGACTACGGTTTCAACAACAGCACGACCAGCGCGAACGGCGGGTCAAACAACCGTCTGACCAACTACTATTACAGCCGCGCCCGTTTCGATTTCAACGTCGACACCCGCACGGCGACCGAATACGGCGTTGTTCGCACCTACGCCGACTTGGTCTTCACCTACGACTCGACCAATGCTACCGGCAGCAACCCGTCGGCCATCTCGACCAGTGCCGGATCGCTTGGTATCTACCACGCGTTCATCCAGTTTGCCGGCTTTACCTTCGGCCGCACGGTCTCGATCTTCGATGCCCCGTGGCAGAGCTATCCGGCTGGCGGTCCCGATACCATCCCGGGCGGATCCAACCACGTCAACGGCGTCAACCAGGTTTCCTACACGGCTGACTTTGGCCAGGGCATCACCGCTTCGGTGGCATTGCAGGACGAGACGTCCGCGAACAATGGCCAGTCGAACCTCTGGAACGTGTCGTCGGGTACGGCTGCTCAGTTCGTCACGGGCGTCTACGGCGCCAACGATTGGGGTGGCACACGTTCTCCCGACATCGTCGGTGCGGTTCGTGTCGACCAGGCCTGGGGCCTGGCCCAGTTGTCGGTTGTCGGGCATGACCTCCATGCCGGCTACTACGGCGCAACCGAACTCAGCGGCCATCCCGCCGACAAGTGGGGCTGGGCTGTGCAGGGCGCGTTGTCGATCAAGAATATCCCGACCGGTGCGGGCGACGCGATCAACCTGCAGGCCGTCTATACGGACGGTGCAACGCGCTATAATTTCCAGAGCCTGTTCCCGCAGAGCTTCTTCATGTTCAGCGGCAGCGGCAACGGCGCGTATCAGAGCACCGGCTTTGCCGGTCTTGCTGACGGCGTCTTTGGAACCGCTACCGGCATCGATACCGTCAAGACCTGGGGCGTCCGTGGCGGCTATACCCACAACTGGAGCCCGAACTGGGCGAGCGCCGTCTATGGTGGTTATGGTTCGCTGAGCTACGGCTCGACGGGCAAGACCCTGATCTGCGCCAACTTCGCGACGATCGCCGTGGCGGGTTCGACCTGTAACCCGGACTTCAACTTCTCGGTCCTCGGTGTCAACACGGTGTGGACTCCGGTCAAGAACCTGGCGTTCACTGCTGACGTGAGCTGGTCCCGTCTGGACCAGAAGTACTCCGGCAGCATCACGAGCCCGGGCATTGCCAGCGCTGCGAAGCCGGCAGCCGTGTATGAGCTGAAGGACCAGGACTCGGTGACCATGATGCTGCGCGCTCAGCGCAACTTCTGA
- a CDS encoding O-antigen ligase family protein encodes MAYAATAGEVNVAVPAAPGVLALQRALVWLVGASGAIVFIEPSPYEIVTLLATVAFFATGLRLRLVLMPLLLALVLLNVGYTISAIPLLDQSEVASWIATSWYMAVTVVFFAMVISEDTAARLDMLRRGLVVGAMIASLSAISGYFNLVPGGHDLLTLYERARGTFKDPNVLGAFLILPALFALQSVVSDKLAKAFRNTIAFGIMSLAILLAFSRAAWGGLILTSAFMLALMVLTSRTNAQRSRIIIMAIVAVVLGLALIAVLLSFDSVAEMFKQRASFDQSYDEGRFGRFGRHILGAEMALDLPFGIGPLQFHRFFPEDTHNSYLNAFMSGGWLSGVCYPALVFTTVIMGFRHIFVRVPWQRAYLAVFSAFVGTVGESFVIDTDHWRHFWMMLGAMWGMIAAAQAYKIKASDDASSA; translated from the coding sequence ATGGCGTATGCGGCAACAGCCGGTGAAGTGAACGTAGCCGTACCGGCCGCGCCCGGCGTGCTCGCTCTCCAGCGCGCGCTGGTCTGGCTGGTCGGTGCATCGGGCGCAATTGTCTTCATCGAGCCCAGCCCTTACGAGATCGTGACGCTGCTCGCCACCGTCGCCTTCTTCGCCACCGGCCTGCGCCTGCGTCTCGTGCTGATGCCGCTGCTGCTGGCCCTGGTTCTGCTCAATGTCGGCTACACCATCAGTGCGATCCCGCTGCTCGACCAGTCTGAGGTCGCAAGCTGGATCGCGACCTCCTGGTACATGGCTGTGACCGTGGTGTTCTTCGCCATGGTCATCTCCGAGGATACGGCCGCGCGGCTCGACATGCTGCGCCGTGGCCTGGTGGTCGGCGCGATGATCGCCTCGCTCTCGGCCATATCAGGCTATTTCAATCTCGTTCCCGGCGGCCACGATCTGCTGACGCTCTACGAGCGCGCACGCGGCACTTTCAAGGACCCGAACGTGCTTGGCGCGTTCCTGATCCTGCCGGCGCTGTTTGCGCTGCAGAGCGTGGTTTCCGACAAGCTGGCCAAGGCGTTCCGCAATACCATCGCCTTCGGCATCATGTCGCTGGCCATCCTGCTCGCCTTCTCCCGCGCGGCCTGGGGCGGGCTGATCCTGACCTCGGCGTTCATGCTGGCATTGATGGTGCTGACCAGCCGCACCAATGCGCAGCGCTCGCGCATCATCATCATGGCGATCGTCGCGGTGGTGCTGGGTCTGGCACTCATCGCGGTGCTGCTGTCGTTCGATTCCGTCGCCGAGATGTTCAAGCAGCGCGCGAGCTTCGACCAGAGCTATGACGAGGGCCGCTTCGGCCGGTTCGGCCGGCACATCCTGGGTGCGGAGATGGCGCTCGACCTGCCGTTCGGCATCGGACCGCTGCAATTCCACCGCTTCTTCCCCGAAGACACCCACAACTCCTACCTGAACGCCTTCATGTCCGGCGGCTGGCTCTCCGGCGTTTGCTATCCGGCGCTGGTCTTCACCACCGTGATCATGGGCTTCCGCCATATTTTCGTGCGCGTGCCCTGGCAGCGCGCTTATCTCGCGGTGTTCTCGGCCTTCGTCGGCACCGTCGGCGAAAGTTTCGTGATCGACACCGACCACTGGCGCCACTTCTGGATGATGCTGGGCGCGATGTGGGGCATGATCGCGGCCGCGCAGGCTTACAAGATCAAGGCTTCGGACGACGCTTCTTCAGCTTGA
- a CDS encoding FAD-dependent monooxygenase: MPHRPRKALIIGAGIAGPVAAILLRRAGIESAIYEAWPYSKGIGGGLQIAPNGMHVMDEIGLADELISRGSIAESFDFYSQEGQRLGSLNRDMARRFGQPAVNVCRATLNEMLIDKAWCACVSLYFDKRLIKIEDRGDQPVIAYFADGTTAEGDFLIGADGVHSITRRQVVPDGPKPFNTGLIGFGGFVPHAVLDGRAIGRHVETTFGQSGFFGYGYCSPDPKDGAMWWSTQPAHGMDAAMFRALDEQTLKQHLRGFHHGWHDPIPAIIEAAENIVVTDTLDVATLPTWSRKRSLLIGDAAHATSPHAGQGASLALEDAMRLARLMQEGQGLTATFQAFEAERRPRAEKIVAIARRNGNSKREFSATGAFIRNQMMKWLLPLGAKSMDFMYAYDARAA; encoded by the coding sequence ATGCCTCACCGTCCACGCAAGGCCCTCATCATCGGCGCCGGCATCGCCGGCCCCGTCGCCGCAATCCTGCTGCGCCGCGCCGGCATCGAATCGGCGATCTACGAAGCCTGGCCCTACTCCAAGGGCATCGGCGGCGGCCTCCAGATCGCGCCGAACGGCATGCATGTCATGGACGAGATCGGGCTTGCCGACGAACTGATCAGCCGCGGCTCGATCGCGGAGTCCTTCGACTTCTATTCGCAGGAAGGCCAAAGGCTCGGCTCGCTTAACCGCGACATGGCGCGGCGGTTCGGCCAGCCCGCGGTCAATGTCTGCCGCGCGACGTTGAACGAGATGCTGATCGACAAGGCCTGGTGCGCCTGCGTCTCGCTCTATTTCGACAAGCGCCTGATCAAGATCGAGGATCGTGGCGACCAGCCTGTCATCGCCTATTTCGCCGACGGCACCACCGCGGAAGGTGACTTCCTGATCGGCGCCGACGGCGTGCATTCGATCACGCGGCGCCAGGTGGTGCCTGATGGCCCCAAACCGTTCAACACCGGCCTGATCGGTTTCGGCGGCTTCGTTCCGCACGCCGTCCTCGACGGAAGAGCCATCGGCCGGCATGTCGAGACCACGTTCGGACAGAGCGGCTTCTTCGGCTACGGTTATTGCAGCCCGGATCCGAAGGACGGCGCGATGTGGTGGAGCACGCAGCCCGCGCACGGCATGGATGCCGCGATGTTTCGCGCGCTCGACGAACAAACGCTGAAGCAGCATCTGCGCGGCTTCCATCACGGCTGGCACGATCCGATCCCTGCGATCATCGAGGCAGCCGAGAACATCGTGGTCACCGACACGCTCGACGTCGCGACCTTGCCGACCTGGTCACGCAAGCGCTCGCTGCTGATCGGTGACGCCGCGCATGCCACCAGCCCGCATGCCGGCCAGGGAGCGTCGCTCGCGCTGGAAGATGCGATGCGGCTCGCTCGGCTGATGCAGGAGGGTCAGGGGCTGACGGCGACCTTCCAGGCCTTCGAGGCCGAGCGGCGCCCCCGCGCCGAGAAGATCGTCGCCATCGCCCGTCGCAACGGCAACAGCAAACGCGAGTTCAGCGCCACCGGCGCCTTCATCCGCAATCAGATGATGAAATGGCTGTTGCCGCTGGGCGCGAAGAGCATGGACTTCATGTACGCGTATGATGCGCGGGCGGCGTAG
- a CDS encoding saccharopine dehydrogenase family protein has translation MSAKFDIVVYGATGYTGQLVAEYLAAHYVGDGAPTWAMAGRSRDKLASVRDAIGAPADTPLIAADAADPASLRALVDQAKLVVTTVGPYQLYGSDLLAACVADGTDYMDLCGEPIWLKQMIDKHEAAAKASGARIMFSCGFDSMPFELGAFFVQEEARRVFGAPASRVKGRVRDLSWKFSGGTSASARVTFEAVAQDLSLVSILKDPFAFTPGFEGPKQPRGNKPVFEEDLQSWSAPFAMATLNTRNVHRSNMLMGFRYGRDFVYDEMVLTGPGDEGQTNAKLVMAANNEKTGPKALRPGEGPSKEEREAGRCDLLYIAIAPDGRQVRAAVKGDLDPGYASTARMISECAICLLRDAPDVPAGLWTPGAAMQHKLIKRLVDHAGLRFEVEN, from the coding sequence GTGTCTGCCAAGTTCGACATCGTCGTCTACGGCGCGACCGGATACACCGGTCAGCTCGTGGCCGAGTACCTCGCGGCGCACTACGTTGGCGATGGCGCGCCGACTTGGGCGATGGCCGGACGCAGCAGAGACAAGCTCGCCTCCGTTCGCGATGCGATCGGCGCACCCGCGGACACCCCGCTGATCGCAGCGGACGCCGCCGATCCGGCATCGTTGCGGGCCCTGGTCGATCAGGCGAAGCTGGTCGTCACCACGGTCGGTCCCTATCAGCTTTACGGGTCCGATCTGCTTGCGGCCTGCGTCGCTGACGGCACCGACTACATGGATCTCTGCGGCGAGCCGATCTGGCTGAAACAGATGATCGACAAGCACGAGGCGGCCGCCAAGGCGAGCGGGGCGCGCATCATGTTCTCCTGCGGCTTCGATTCCATGCCGTTCGAGCTCGGTGCGTTCTTCGTCCAGGAGGAAGCAAGGCGGGTGTTCGGCGCGCCGGCCTCGCGGGTCAAAGGACGCGTTCGTGACCTCAGCTGGAAGTTCTCCGGCGGCACCTCCGCGAGCGCAAGGGTCACCTTTGAAGCGGTTGCGCAGGATCTCAGCCTGGTGTCGATCCTCAAGGATCCCTTCGCGTTCACGCCCGGCTTCGAGGGGCCCAAGCAGCCGCGCGGCAACAAGCCTGTTTTCGAGGAGGACCTGCAATCCTGGTCCGCCCCGTTCGCGATGGCGACGTTGAACACACGCAATGTCCATCGTTCCAACATGCTGATGGGATTTCGGTACGGCAGAGACTTCGTCTACGACGAGATGGTGCTGACCGGACCGGGGGATGAAGGTCAGACCAACGCGAAGCTCGTCATGGCCGCCAACAACGAGAAGACCGGACCCAAAGCGCTGAGGCCCGGCGAGGGACCGTCGAAGGAGGAGCGCGAGGCCGGTCGCTGCGACCTGCTCTATATCGCGATTGCGCCCGATGGTCGCCAGGTTCGCGCGGCGGTCAAAGGCGATCTCGATCCCGGCTACGCGTCAACGGCCAGGATGATCTCGGAATGTGCGATCTGCCTGCTGCGTGACGCGCCCGACGTCCCGGCCGGTCTCTGGACGCCGGGCGCAGCGATGCAGCACAAGCTGATCAAGCGGCTCGTCGATCATGCCGGGCTGAGGTTTGAGGTGGAGAATTAA
- a CDS encoding YdcF family protein, which produces MLPLNLLVELGIISVVLMATRFARFGRKLAVTTLVLLALAAFSPLGNLLLYPLESRFPPWDPSRGAPDGIIVLGGSVDTDLSAAHHTPVVLHAADRLLASAELARRYPNARIVFTGGSANLVSTDAREADYSVPILESIGIPKERLVVERDSRNTYENAIFTKRLVSPKPGERWLLITSAYHMPRSMGIFRRAGFDVEAYPVDWRMGGRDDLFSFTNVSADGLGRTDVAVREWIGLLAYRLRGRTSELLPGPAKD; this is translated from the coding sequence GTGCTGCCGCTCAATCTCCTGGTCGAGCTCGGGATCATCTCGGTCGTGCTGATGGCAACGCGCTTTGCCAGGTTCGGCCGGAAGCTGGCCGTGACCACGCTGGTTCTGCTCGCGCTTGCCGCATTTTCGCCGCTCGGCAATCTCTTGCTCTATCCGCTGGAATCGCGTTTTCCGCCGTGGGATCCGTCGCGCGGCGCGCCCGACGGCATCATCGTGCTTGGCGGCTCCGTCGATACCGATCTGTCGGCGGCGCACCACACGCCGGTGGTCTTGCATGCGGCCGATCGCCTGTTGGCGTCGGCCGAGCTTGCGCGCCGCTATCCGAATGCGCGTATCGTCTTCACGGGAGGGTCGGCCAACCTGGTCTCCACCGACGCCAGAGAGGCCGACTATTCGGTGCCGATCCTGGAAAGCATCGGCATCCCGAAAGAGCGCCTGGTCGTGGAGCGGGACTCGCGCAACACTTACGAGAACGCGATCTTCACCAAGCGTCTGGTTTCACCGAAGCCCGGCGAGCGCTGGTTGCTCATCACTTCGGCCTATCACATGCCGCGTTCGATGGGCATTTTCCGCAGGGCCGGATTCGACGTCGAGGCTTATCCCGTCGACTGGCGGATGGGCGGGCGCGACGATCTGTTTTCCTTCACCAATGTGAGCGCGGACGGCCTCGGCCGCACCGACGTGGCGGTGCGCGAGTGGATCGGGCTGCTTGCTTACCGGCTCAGGGGTAGGACCAGCGAGTTGCTTCCGGGACCTGCCAAGGACTAG
- a CDS encoding MarR family transcriptional regulator, translating to MRRSSAQGVLYGQAVANVAGIANSDLECMDILYLEGRVTAGRLAEVTGLTTGAITGVVDRLEKAGLVRRERDEADRRKVFIAVVPETAMKIGQLYVPMQQAMEKVFSAYSDEELRLLLRFANEGYKGVLAATAALKSLLDTPPEKRPDLKLKKRRPKP from the coding sequence ATGCGGCGATCGTCCGCGCAGGGCGTGCTCTATGGGCAAGCCGTTGCCAACGTGGCCGGAATTGCCAATTCCGACCTCGAATGCATGGACATTCTCTATCTCGAAGGGCGCGTGACCGCGGGGAGGCTTGCCGAGGTGACGGGGCTCACGACGGGCGCCATCACCGGCGTGGTCGACCGGCTCGAGAAGGCGGGTCTGGTACGCCGCGAGCGGGACGAGGCCGACCGGCGCAAGGTGTTTATTGCCGTCGTGCCCGAGACGGCGATGAAGATCGGTCAGCTCTACGTGCCGATGCAGCAGGCGATGGAAAAGGTCTTCAGTGCCTATAGCGACGAAGAGCTGCGCCTGCTGCTGCGTTTCGCCAACGAGGGCTACAAGGGCGTGCTCGCGGCGACCGCGGCGCTGAAAAGCCTGCTCGACACGCCCCCGGAGAAGCGGCCTGACCTCAAGCTGAAGAAGCGTCGTCCGAAGCCTTGA
- a CDS encoding GcrA family cell cycle regulator gives MPVLSPTWTNERIELLKQHFEAGLSCREIAADIGVSRNAVIGKLSRLNLTRGRTVDERRLQDRASAPRPPKAVPRLQFEMFATIYGEADTTVVTGPIDDANRCSLMELDENSCRWPISTPGAEDFFFCGNAAHEGQPYCTGHSRLAYRPNSRARLMRG, from the coding sequence ATGCCTGTTCTCTCTCCGACCTGGACCAACGAACGAATTGAACTGCTGAAGCAACACTTCGAAGCCGGCCTGTCCTGCCGCGAGATCGCCGCCGACATCGGCGTCAGCCGCAACGCCGTGATCGGCAAGCTGTCCCGTCTCAATCTCACGCGCGGCCGCACCGTCGACGAGCGCAGGCTGCAGGACAGGGCTTCCGCCCCGCGCCCGCCAAAGGCAGTGCCTCGCCTGCAATTTGAGATGTTCGCCACGATCTACGGCGAAGCCGACACGACGGTGGTGACCGGGCCGATCGACGATGCAAATCGCTGCTCACTGATGGAGCTCGACGAGAACAGCTGTCGCTGGCCGATCTCGACCCCCGGCGCCGAGGACTTCTTCTTCTGCGGCAATGCCGCGCACGAGGGCCAGCCTTATTGCACCGGCCACAGCCGCCTCGCCTACCGGCCGAACTCCCGCGCGCGCCTCATGCGCGGCTGA
- a CDS encoding acetamidase/formamidase family protein: MTHHHLHASAETCHWGFFEARLKPVLTVASGDEVTIDTISGGPEVIPDRSRFHVPPEMSEVHAKSDRMVPGHILTGPIAVDGAEPGDILQVDILDVQLRQDWGWNLIKPLAGTLPDDFHETRLLNIPLDRARMVGRMPWGLDLPLKPFFGVMGVSPPASWGRISSLVPRAMGGNLDNKELGAGATLYLPVFVPGAMFSCGDGHGVQGDGEVCVTAIETALTGRFRLTLRKDLRFTYPRAETSTHYITMAMDPDLDQCAVRALRDMIALLGETRNLSREDAYTLCSLAADLRVTQTVNGSKGIHCMIEKAIVHG, from the coding sequence ATGACCCATCACCACCTGCATGCGAGCGCCGAAACCTGCCATTGGGGCTTCTTCGAAGCCAGGCTCAAGCCTGTCCTCACCGTCGCAAGCGGAGACGAGGTCACAATCGACACCATCAGCGGCGGCCCCGAAGTGATCCCTGACCGCAGCCGGTTTCACGTTCCGCCTGAGATGTCCGAGGTGCATGCGAAATCCGATCGGATGGTGCCAGGTCACATCCTCACCGGGCCGATCGCCGTCGACGGCGCCGAACCCGGCGACATCCTCCAGGTCGACATCCTTGACGTCCAGCTTCGGCAGGATTGGGGCTGGAATCTGATCAAGCCGCTGGCCGGCACCCTGCCCGACGATTTCCACGAGACGCGGCTGCTCAACATCCCACTGGACCGGGCGCGGATGGTCGGCCGCATGCCCTGGGGGCTCGACCTGCCCCTGAAGCCGTTTTTCGGCGTGATGGGCGTCTCACCGCCCGCGAGTTGGGGCCGCATCTCCTCGCTCGTCCCGCGCGCCATGGGCGGCAATCTCGACAACAAGGAGCTCGGCGCCGGCGCAACGCTCTATCTGCCTGTGTTCGTTCCGGGCGCGATGTTCTCCTGCGGCGACGGCCATGGTGTGCAGGGCGACGGCGAGGTCTGCGTCACCGCGATCGAGACCGCGCTCACGGGCCGCTTCCGGCTGACGCTGCGCAAGGATTTGCGATTCACCTATCCCCGCGCGGAGACTTCAACGCACTACATCACCATGGCGATGGATCCCGATCTCGACCAGTGCGCGGTACGCGCGCTGCGCGACATGATCGCGCTGCTCGGTGAAACGCGAAACCTCTCGCGCGAAGATGCCTATACGCTGTGCAGCCTCGCGGCCGATCTGCGGGTGACCCAGACCGTCAACGGCTCCAAGGGCATCCATTGCATGATCGAAAAGGCCATCGTGCACGGCTGA
- a CDS encoding saccharopine dehydrogenase family protein, which translates to MSSAKFDIVVYGATGFTGQLVAEYLAAHYKNDKQLKWAMAGRSLDKLKSVRDAIGAPADTPLIVADASDAASLKAMAEQTKSVITTVGPYQLYGEELLAACVATGTDYFDLCGEPIWMRQMIDKYEAAAKDSGARIVFSCGFDSVPFELGTLFVQEEAKRVFGAPAPRVKGRVRDMRGTLSGGTAASAKATFDAVAKDMSLVAILNDPFALTPGFAGPKQPRGNKPLIEEDLNSWAAPFMMALINTRNVHRSNMLMGFPYGQDFVYDEMVLTGPGDKGEANAKRVMAANAEKTGPSAPKPGEGPSKEERENGLFNLLYVAIAPDGRMVRAGVTGDRDPGYGSTSKMISECAICMLRDASDVAAGFWTPGAAMQDKLIKRLRDNAGLTFEVEA; encoded by the coding sequence ATGAGCTCTGCGAAATTCGACATCGTCGTCTACGGCGCGACCGGTTTCACCGGTCAGCTCGTCGCCGAATATCTGGCGGCGCATTACAAGAACGACAAGCAGCTCAAATGGGCGATGGCCGGACGCAGCCTCGACAAGCTGAAATCCGTGCGCGATGCGATCGGCGCGCCCGCGGACACGCCGCTGATCGTGGCGGATGCGTCCGATGCGGCCTCGCTGAAGGCGATGGCGGAGCAGACGAAATCTGTCATCACGACGGTCGGCCCGTATCAGCTCTACGGCGAGGAGCTGCTCGCAGCCTGCGTCGCCACCGGCACGGACTATTTCGATCTCTGCGGCGAGCCGATCTGGATGCGGCAGATGATCGACAAATACGAGGCTGCCGCGAAGGACAGCGGTGCGCGCATCGTGTTCTCTTGCGGCTTTGACTCCGTGCCGTTCGAGCTCGGTACGTTGTTCGTCCAGGAAGAGGCCAAGCGCGTGTTTGGCGCTCCGGCCCCGCGGGTGAAGGGGCGCGTGCGCGACATGCGCGGCACGCTTTCGGGCGGCACCGCGGCGAGCGCCAAGGCGACGTTCGACGCTGTTGCCAAGGATATGAGCCTCGTTGCGATCCTGAACGATCCATTCGCCTTGACGCCGGGCTTCGCTGGACCGAAGCAGCCGAGGGGTAACAAGCCGCTGATCGAGGAGGATCTCAATTCCTGGGCCGCGCCCTTCATGATGGCGCTGATCAACACCCGCAACGTTCATCGCTCCAACATGCTGATGGGCTTTCCCTACGGCCAGGACTTCGTCTACGACGAGATGGTTTTGACCGGCCCCGGCGACAAGGGCGAGGCCAACGCCAAGCGCGTGATGGCGGCGAACGCCGAGAAGACCGGCCCGAGCGCGCCGAAGCCGGGCGAGGGGCCATCGAAGGAGGAGCGCGAGAACGGGCTCTTCAATTTGCTCTATGTCGCGATCGCGCCCGACGGCCGCATGGTTCGCGCCGGTGTGACCGGTGATCGCGATCCCGGCTACGGCTCGACCTCGAAGATGATCTCCGAATGCGCGATTTGCATGTTGCGCGATGCGAGCGATGTCGCGGCCGGGTTCTGGACGCCTGGCGCGGCGATGCAGGACAAGCTGATCAAGCGGCTGAGGGACAATGCCGGGCTGACGTTCGAGGTGGAAGCGTAG